One Aethina tumida isolate Nest 87 chromosome 5, icAetTumi1.1, whole genome shotgun sequence genomic window carries:
- the LOC109605132 gene encoding ubiquitin thioesterase trabid → MSESEAKWSCEYCTYENYPSSLKCTMCRGAKPFVSEDIYRIHDDKLSSNEKFSSNIAAGPITANDLHEHLQPLRISQHSDLAQSLIRNNSPPSSLTNVENTRRTSQGKWICTLCTYENWPKTTKCAMCGNVVNNNQRSQASNVTSSPDRNTETESSHDDRLKDLILDSSQSPNNMETERKLRHLKRTADWNWLNACTGVIDGDPRPVEAYLSSGGDPARTLTASEVAILNRSSAFDVGHTLVHLAIRFQREDLLALLLTQIEGSGSGIKRVPSYVAPELARDIRRYFASTIRQRKGNFPCNYVTDFPTFALPAECDELPGSVQEQLFAELLDKDAQEQLESDPAVINWSLELTVRLGSRLYALWNRSSGDCLLDSVMQATWGVFDRDNTLRRALAESLGQGGHIFYPRWKEYEASQASFLQYSLDEGQWEEDWSSLVSLAGQPGTSLEQLHVFALAHILRRPIVVYGVKYVKSFRGEALGYARFEGVYLPLLWEHSFCVRTPIALGYTRGHFSALVPLEPYSRLDTRSPPQHGNIAHDQLQSTFLPLMDRDRKLLPIHFLTESELGREETILRQWLDVCETEGGILVAQQLLNKRPLLVAQMVEEWLNHYRRLSQMTSAPFARPIPIQDYSSEGDTDDE, encoded by the exons ATGAGTGAAAGTGAAGCTAAATGGTCCTGTGAGTACTGTACATATGAAAACTATCCATCATCCCTTAAATGCACCATGTGTAGAGGTGCAAAGCCTTTTGTTAGTGAGGATATATATCGAATACATGATGACAAGCTGAGCTCCAATGAAAAATTCTCTTCCAATATTGCAGCTGGGCCTA taaccGCAAACGATTTACACGAACATCTACAGCCCTTACGAATATCGCAGCACTCTGATCTAGCCCAGAGCCTGATACGAAACAATTCGCCCCCCTCCAGTCTGACAAATGTTGAGAACACTCGAAGGACGTCGCAAGGAAAATGGATATGCACG CTGTGTACGTACGAAAACTGGCCAAAAACCACGAAATGCGCAATGTGTGGCAAcgtagtaaataataatcaacgaTCGCAAGCCTCCAACGTCACCTCTTCGCCGGACCGAAATACAGAAACCGAATCCAGCCATGACGACAGATTAAAAGACCTTATCTTAG ATTCATCTCAAAGCCCTAATAACATGGAGACGGAGAGAAAGCTGCGGCACCTGAAGCGCACCGCCGATTGGAATTGGCTGAACGCCTGCACCGGCGTGATCGATGGCGATCCGCGACCGGTAGAGGCTTACCTGTCATCCGGAGGCGACCCAGCTCGTACCCTGACCGCTTCCGAAGTCGCAATACTCAATCGAAGTTCTGCCTTTGATGTTGGACATACCCTCGTTCATCTAGCCATAAG ATTTCAAAGAGAAGATTTGTTAGCGTTGTTGCTTACTCAGATAGAAGGATCGGGTTCGGGTATAAAGCGTGTGCCCAGTTACGTTGCTCCCGAACTTGCCAGAGACATTCGAAGGTACTTCGCCTCGACAATTCGACAAAGGAAAGGCAACTTTCCTTGCAACTACGTCACCGACTTCCCCACGTTTGCCCTTCCTGCCG AATGTGACGAATTACCGGGTTCAGTTCAGGAACAACTGTTTGCTGAGTTACTAGACAAGGACGCCCAGGAGCAGTTGGAATCCGATCCTGCAGTAATAAATTGGTCGCTAGAATTGACGGTGAGACTGGGCTCGCGACTCTACGCTCTCTGGAATCGTTCGTCCGGCGACTGTCTGCTTGACTCTGTCATGCAGGCAACCTGGGGCGTTTTTGACAGAGACAACACATTGCGAAGAGCGCTGGCCGAAAGTCTCGGTCAAGGTGGCCACAT ATTTTATCCACGGTGGAAGGAGTACGAAGCAAGCCAGGCgtcatttttacaatattctcTCGATGAGGGCCAATGGGAGGAGGACTGGAGCAGTCTGGTGTCTTTAGCAGGTCAACCCGGCACAAGTCTCGAACAATTACATGTGTTCGCCCTCGCACACATTTTACGCCGTCCAATCGTCGTCTACGGAGTGAAGTACGTGAAGAGTTTCAGGGGTGAGGCCCTGGGATACGCGCGCTTCGAAGGCGTCTACTTACCACTTCTGTGGGAGCACTCGTTTTGCGTAAGGACACCAATAGCTTTAGG GTATACTAGAGGACATTTTTCTGCCTTGGTTCCTCTGGAGCCATACAGCAGACTGGACACCAGGTCGCCTCCCCAACATGGGAACATTGCCCATGATCAGCTGCAAAGCACTTTCTTGCCTCTAATGGATCGTGACAGGAAACTGTTGCCTATTCATTTCCTTACCGAATCCGAG ttGGGTCGGGAGGAGACGATTCTTAGACAATGGCTGGATGTTTGCGAAACTGAAGGCGGGATATTAGTTGCTCAACAGTTGCTGAACAAAAGGCCGCTATTGGTTGCTCAAATGGTCGAGGAATGGCTGAACCATTACAGAAGATTGTC TCAGATGACGTCAGCTCCTTTTGCTAGACCGATCCCAATCCAAGACTATTCGAGTGAGGGCGATACTGACGATGAATAA
- the LOC109605134 gene encoding HMG box-containing protein 4 isoform X2, giving the protein MDFESPDEIERQYNKRSVATPKKAEPVELPKKQSKFDDMYDDNYDSDSDYSEYEQPANTTDTSIDDSVGSDSEFDDNDGGGFKRLDTDSSKKKLVIKDGRIVKQDKLKTTPKLVTKKNSSSKISPGSLGTYQVGGTYDNVNVSPSSPKAKDGNFKGNGIKPIDVAAHLKLLGESLTIIGERLKEHEGQIAVSGSLSVLLDSLLCALGPLLCLTQQIPELQENCCSPEQLMNTLDNVAFIMPGL; this is encoded by the exons ATGGATTTCGAGTCCCCCGATGAAATAGAAAGACAATACAACAAACGTTCAGTGGCAACTCCAAAGAAAGCTGAGCCCGTTGAACTTCCCAAGaaacaatcaaaatttgatGAC atGTACGACGACAATTACGACAGCGATTCGGACTATAGTGAGTACGAACAACCGGCGAACACGACAGACACAAGCATAGATGATTCGGTAGGATCGGACAGCGAGTTTGACGACAACGATGGCGGAGGTTTCAAGAGATTGGACACAGATTCGTCCAAAAAAAAGCTTGTGATCAAAGACGGACGAATCGTTAAACAAGACAAActcaaaa CTACCCCCAAACTGGTCACAAAGAAGAATTCTTCATCAAAAATCTCACCGGGTTCTTTGGGCACGTATCAAGTGGGCGGTACTTACGACAACGTTAATGTGTCGCCTTCTAGTCCAAAGGCTAAAGATGGGAATTTTAAAGGCAATGGGATTAAACCTATTGACGTAGCAgctcatttaaaattactggGAGAAAGTTTAACGATTATTGGAGAACGATTAAAAGAACACgaa GGCCAAATAGCCGTGTCGGGTAGTTTATCAGTATTACTGGACTCCTTACTGTGTGCTCTAGGACCTCTACTGTGCTTGACACAGCAAATTCCAGAACTTCAGGAGAATTGTTGCAGTCCTGAACAACTCATGAACACACTGGATAATGTGGCATTCATAATGCCTGggctataa
- the LOC109605134 gene encoding uncharacterized protein LOC109605134 isoform X1, producing MDSFQAKKQKTEDLEVTGVSRSGRVRKKSSKLMDFESPDEIERQYNKRSVATPKKAEPVELPKKQSKFDDMYDDNYDSDSDYSEYEQPANTTDTSIDDSVGSDSEFDDNDGGGFKRLDTDSSKKKLVIKDGRIVKQDKLKTTPKLVTKKNSSSKISPGSLGTYQVGGTYDNVNVSPSSPKAKDGNFKGNGIKPIDVAAHLKLLGESLTIIGERLKEHEGQIAVSGSLSVLLDSLLCALGPLLCLTQQIPELQENCCSPEQLMNTLDNVAFIMPGL from the exons ATGGATTCATTTCAAGctaagaaacaaaaaactgaAG atttggaAGTTACTGGTGTTTCCAGGAGCGGCAGGGTTCGCAAGAAGTCGTCGAAGCTGATGGATTTCGAGTCCCCCGATGAAATAGAAAGACAATACAACAAACGTTCAGTGGCAACTCCAAAGAAAGCTGAGCCCGTTGAACTTCCCAAGaaacaatcaaaatttgatGAC atGTACGACGACAATTACGACAGCGATTCGGACTATAGTGAGTACGAACAACCGGCGAACACGACAGACACAAGCATAGATGATTCGGTAGGATCGGACAGCGAGTTTGACGACAACGATGGCGGAGGTTTCAAGAGATTGGACACAGATTCGTCCAAAAAAAAGCTTGTGATCAAAGACGGACGAATCGTTAAACAAGACAAActcaaaa CTACCCCCAAACTGGTCACAAAGAAGAATTCTTCATCAAAAATCTCACCGGGTTCTTTGGGCACGTATCAAGTGGGCGGTACTTACGACAACGTTAATGTGTCGCCTTCTAGTCCAAAGGCTAAAGATGGGAATTTTAAAGGCAATGGGATTAAACCTATTGACGTAGCAgctcatttaaaattactggGAGAAAGTTTAACGATTATTGGAGAACGATTAAAAGAACACgaa GGCCAAATAGCCGTGTCGGGTAGTTTATCAGTATTACTGGACTCCTTACTGTGTGCTCTAGGACCTCTACTGTGCTTGACACAGCAAATTCCAGAACTTCAGGAGAATTGTTGCAGTCCTGAACAACTCATGAACACACTGGATAATGTGGCATTCATAATGCCTGggctataa
- the LOC109605133 gene encoding U3 small nucleolar ribonucleoprotein protein IMP4 has translation MLRRQARLRREYLYRKTVEDRQNSIQDKKNRVKKSLDKNVPIHGDLQKKALHYSKKLEWEDAGPEAAVNLGGESGGAFANSQDDEYRYAGVEDPKIVITTSRDPSSKLKQFVKELRLIFPNAQRMNRGNYEMKQLIHACRANDVTDFIVVHEHRGVPDSLVVCHLPYGPTAYFTMTDVVMRHDIPDITTMSEQYPHLIFHNFKTKLGERTMSILKYLFPVPKEDSKRIITFANHDDYISFRHHNYKTVDRQIELSEVGPRFQLRLYEIKLGTLDTADSADTEWALRPYMNTTVKRRFLSDDDGWKQDDDVMQD, from the exons ATGCTGCGTCGACAAGCGCGACTCCGACGCGAATACCTTTACCGGAAAACCGTCGAGGACCGACAGAATTCGATTCAGGACAAAAAGAATCGAGTAAAGAAGAGTCTGGACAAAAACGTACCGATACACGGCGACTTACAAAAGAAAGCTTTACACTACTCGAAGAAATTGGAATGGGAAGATGCCGGTCCCGAGGCGGCGGTTAATTTGGGGGGCGAAAGTGGCGGTGCTTTCGCCAACTCGCAGGACGACGAGTACAGATATGCCGGGGTGGAGGATCCGAAAATTGTGATAACCACATCCAGAGATCCCAGTTCAAAACTTAAGCAGTTTGTGAAGGAGCTGAGACTAATTTTTCCCAACGCACAGCGAATGAATCGCGGTAATTACGAGATGAAGCAGCTCATTCATGCGTGCAGGGCGAATGATGTGACTGATTTTATTGTGGTGCATGAGCACAGAGGTGTGCCAGACAGTTTGGTGGTGTGTCACTTGCCATATGGGCCCACAGCATATTTTACAATGACTGATGTGGTTATGAGACATGACATTCCTGATATTACCACAATGTCAGAACAGTACCCTCATTTGATTTTCCACAATTTTAAGACAAAGTTAGGGGAACGAACAATGAGTATATTGAAGTATTTATTCCCTGTACCTAAGGAAGACTCAAAAAGGATAATTACATTTGCCAATCATGATGACTATATTAGTTTTAGAcaccacaattataaaacagtTGACAGACAG attgaaTTAAGTGAAGTTGGACCTAGATTTCAATTAAGGTTGTACGAGATTAAGCTGGGTACTTTGGACACAGCAGATTCAGCTGATACAGAATGGGCCTTAAGACCATACATGAATACTACTGTCAAAAGAAGGTTTTTAAGTGATGATGATGGTTGGAAACAAGATGATGATGTCAtgcaagattaa
- the LOC109605127 gene encoding uncharacterized protein LOC109605127 produces the protein MPEIVSPNPAMEIDEAVLRQSLLMVEAALENKERFVTGVDYLCALKGALDELQTISKNSLLNARNILLSNLATCNEQVKCYHDKLLNIVERELSDMDDVREADYDINMKQIHDKIRHLESKYKLSHSSNKSSVKSDIDEKYPENLSRESLIDMNNISSLPPVPEDIVTMFAHSSKPSRTSSLSSLKNMRKVQLFLQKAETSDEDESSENDEISKLEFGDNEERRLYLAKAQKKLGNITEEAQD, from the exons ATGCCTGAAATCGTATCTCCGAATCCCGCTATGGAAATTGACGAAGCAGTCCTTCGCCAATCATTATTGATGGTGGAGGCGGCATTAGAGAATAAAGAGCGTTTTGTAACGGGTGTGGATTACCTATGCGCTTTGAAAGGTGCCTTGGACGAACTTCAGACGATCTCGAAGAATTCTTTACTGAACGCTCGAAATATACTGCTGTCCAATTTGGCGACGTGCAACGAACAAGTTAAATGTTACCATGATAAACTTTTGAATATCGTGGAGCGTGAACTGTCTGACATGGATGACGTTAGAGAAGCCGattatgatataaatatgaaacagaTCCACGATAAAATAAGACATTTGGAGTCGAAATATAAACTTTCACACTCTAGCAACAAGTCCAGCGTCAAATCCGACATTGATGAAAAGTATCCGGAAAATCTGTCCAGAGAATCTTTAATCGACATGAACAACATCTCCAGTCTACCACCGGTACCCGAGGATATCGTCACGATGTTTGCCCATTCGTCCAAGCCATCGAGAACTTCCAGTTTGAGCTCACTGAAGAACATGAGGAAGGTGCAGTTGTTCTTGCAAAAGGCCGAAACTTCCGATGAGGATGAAAGCAGCGAGAATGATGAGATATCCAAATTGGAATTT GGGGATAATGAAGAGAGACGTCTTTATTTGGCAAAGGCTCAAAAAAAATTAGGCAATATTACTGAAGAAGCCCAAGATTAA
- the LOC109596170 gene encoding uncharacterized protein LOC109596170 isoform X1, translating into MASVVSEDSDDYLSDNSQFSLPWNETSSNFSEQNSNRESPINSRNTNIVHNLCNRQIYGRFTRHPRAKTERAFNSIHPKCRLPINTLASNNQSLLDNVFMGFTICGKYFLTYSVKILTDLNGLNYGSVFCYEYELLVWAFVPGQRLKLCSRHKIFKHLKGTDSLDTIYFMQFPSDIYKVICYGVSGPAPDIVHISIMTLPTSNCKHCKGALSEMGDSLSQGWCEKHGFMIHYMVSNTQPSHAFDPQISLAYPDHLVINTGPNIHILNVETVKPVHNNSLDKEEVIKMISANCNDNLSEVSESTSEHFGTSSIVDAILEDFSEYDMDSSECNKPFHELNISCEPLNVTGKSYHNTLVQNIVDPRLKRLQSGKDYPFSIPHSSNNQKPLEKTKIDKKTAEKAYEFIEENEKCEKLSSFRKKRLAEKKYEFSEDNSENIVPFNSLRRDRKYLNRSQSRYGIRSPDFNSLFLSPRSPGLRSPMQSPNSRTAGQFSPSGARNLYCPSATRNSPHHSKSPISPRGDSARKFYVYSPSLDSECSDPDSRLIMRTSTSSSGGGTDSRGFGGLLIVDPAKSETPKWIRKVVRRYSNGDFENSSLLSGQSRDDNNLSIEIPLLVQNLTEQHLDMVPEYRVDQVSEMQLIVTQRTFDCEQFIYRQAEKLCQETNYEFLHCDDYDIKIIHICPINGYIVCQAAIKVGALKTSEPNGRPQYFSSHLLFTWSIATDAFVVVEGSKLMPSDCFRKTLHIDIPRPNSKEVLVMDLNFTATKTKLRDYNNLYEVNIVPPDQPFILMRRPRTFEIDEYEYSSDDSD; encoded by the exons ATGGCGTCGGTGGTGTCAGAGGACTCCGACGATTATTTATCGGACAATTCGCAGTTCTCGTTGCCCTGGAACGAGACCAGCAGCAATTTCAGTGAACAGAACTCGAACAGGGAGAGCCCGATCAATTCGAGGAACACGAATATCGTACACAACCTGTGCAACAGACAG atttatggAAGGTTTACGCGACATCCGAGAGCCAAGACTGAAAGAGCCTTCAATTCCATACACCCCAAATGTAGACTGCCTATCAACACACTGGCCAGCAACAATCAATCTCtatt GGATAATGTTTTTATGGGCTTCACCATTTGCGGAAAATATTTCCTGACGTactctgttaaaattttaacggaCCTGAATGGACTCAATTATGGCAGTGTGTTTTGTTATGAGTACGAGTTGCTTGTGTGGGCCTTTGTGCCAGGACAAAGACTGAAATTATGTTCCagacacaaaatatttaagcatCTAAAGGGCACGGATTCATTAGACACCATCTACTTTATGCAGTTTCCATCTGATATTTACAAAGTGATTTGTTATGGTGTATC tggtCCTGCCCCTGATATAGTCCACATTTCCATTATGACACTACCGACGTCGAATTGCAAGCATTGTAAAGGAGCCTTATCAGAAATGGGAG ATTCCTTGAGTCAGGGTTGGTGCGAGAAACATGGTTTCATGATCCACTACATGGTCTCCAACACGCAACCGTCCCACGCATTCGACCCTCAAATATCTTTAGCTTATCCGGATCACCTCGTCATCAATACGGGTCCGAATATCCATATATTGAACGTGGAGACGGTAAAACCGGTGCACAATAACTCTCTAGACAAGGAAGAAGTGATCAAAATGATATCAGCTAATTGTAATGACAATTTAAGTGAAGTCAGCGAATCTACTAGTGAACATTTTGGAACTAGTAGTATTGTAGATGCAATTTTGGAGGACTTTAGCGAGTATGATATGGATTCAAGTGAATGCAACAAGCCATTTCATGAACTGAACATTAGCTGTGAACCTCTGAATGTCACAG gAAAGAGCTACCACAACACTCTGGTGCAAAACATAGTAGACCCAAGACTGAAACGACTGCAGAGCGGCAAAGACTACCCCTTCTCCATCCCGCATAGCTCCAACAACCAGAAGCCGCTCGAGAAGACGAAAATCGACAAGAAGACGGCAGAAAAGGCGTACGAGTTCATCGAGGAGAACGAAAAGTGCGAGAAACTGAGTTCTTTCCGTAAAAAGCGACTGGCCGAAAAGAAGTACGAGTTCTCCGAGGACAACAGCGAGAACATCGTGCCGTTCAATTCGTTGCGTCGCGACCGAAAGTACTTGAACCGTTCGCAGAGCCGCTACGGCATCAGGTCCCCTGATTTTAATTCGTTGTTCCTTAGTCCCAGATCGCCCGGTCTCAGGTCGCCTATGCAGTCGCCTAACTCGAGGACGGCCGGTCAGTTCTCGCCTAGTGGTGCACGCAATTTGTATTGTCCGTCGGCGACGCGTAACTCGCCCCATCACTCGAAATCGCCCATCAGTCCGAGGGGGGACAGTGCGCGTAAGTTTTACGTCTACTCTCCTAGTTTGGATAGCGAGTGCTCTGATCCGGACTCGCGGTTGATCATGAGGACGTCGACGTCGTCTAGCGGTGGTGGAACGGACAGCAGGGGGTTCGGTGGTTTGTTGATTGTGGATCCGGCCAAGAGCGAGACGCCGAAGTGGATTAGGAAGGTGGTGCGTCGATACTCCAACGGTGACTTCGAGAACAGCTCGCTGCTGTCTGGACAGAGTAGAG ATGATAACAATTTATCAATAGAAATTCCACTGTTGGTGCAAAACCTAACGGAACAGCATCTCGACATGGTGCCTGAGTACAGGGTCGACCAGGTATCCGAAATGCAGCTGATAGTTACCCAAAGAACGTTCGACTGCGAACAGTTCATCTACCGACAAGCGGAGAAGCTCTGTCAGGAGACGAACTATGAATTTTTACACTGTGATGAttatgacataaaaattatacat ATATGTCCAATAAATGGGTACATTGTTTGTCAAGCTGCCATAAAGGTGGGTGCGTTGAAGACTTCAGAGCCAAACGGACGGCCACAGTATTTCAGTTCACATCTCCTGTTCACGTGGAGCATTGCAACTGATGCGTTTGTCGTTGTGGAAGGGAGCAAACTGATGCCCAGTGACTGTTTTCGGAAGACGCTTCACATCGATATTCCTAGGCCAAACAGTAAAGAGGTACTAGTTATGGACTTAAATTTCACGGCAACGAAGACCAAACTCAGGgattacaataatttgtatGAGGTGAACATAGTTCCGCCCGATCAACCGTTTATCTTAATGAGGAGGCCTCGTACTTTTGAAATTGACGAATACGAATACTCAAGTGATGATAGTGATTGA
- the LOC109596170 gene encoding uncharacterized protein LOC109596170 isoform X2, with protein sequence MASVVSEDSDDYLSDNSQFSLPWNETSSNFSEQNSNRESPINSRNTNIVHNLCNRQIYGRFTRHPRAKTERAFNSIHPKCRLPINTLASNNQSLLDNVFMGFTICGKYFLTYSVKILTDLNGLNYGSVFCYEYELLVWAFVPGQRLKLCSRHKIFKHLKGTDSLDTIYFMQFPSDIYKVICYGVSGPAPDIVHISIMTLPTSNCKHCKGALSEMGDSLSQGWCEKHGFMIHYMVSNTQPSHAFDPQISLAYPDHLVINTGPNIHILNVETVKPVHNNSLDKEEVIKMISANCNDNLSEVSESTSEHFGTSSIVDAILEDFSEYDMDSSECNKPFHELNISCEPLNVTGKSYHNTLVQNIVDPRLKRLQSGKDYPFSIPHSSNNQKPLEKTKIDKKTAEKAYEFIEENEKCEKLSSFRKKRLAEKKYEFSEDNSENIVPFNSLRRDRNPRSPGLRSPMQSPNSRTAGQFSPSGARNLYCPSATRNSPHHSKSPISPRGDSARKFYVYSPSLDSECSDPDSRLIMRTSTSSSGGGTDSRGFGGLLIVDPAKSETPKWIRKVVRRYSNGDFENSSLLSGQSRDDNNLSIEIPLLVQNLTEQHLDMVPEYRVDQVSEMQLIVTQRTFDCEQFIYRQAEKLCQETNYEFLHCDDYDIKIIHICPINGYIVCQAAIKVGALKTSEPNGRPQYFSSHLLFTWSIATDAFVVVEGSKLMPSDCFRKTLHIDIPRPNSKEVLVMDLNFTATKTKLRDYNNLYEVNIVPPDQPFILMRRPRTFEIDEYEYSSDDSD encoded by the exons ATGGCGTCGGTGGTGTCAGAGGACTCCGACGATTATTTATCGGACAATTCGCAGTTCTCGTTGCCCTGGAACGAGACCAGCAGCAATTTCAGTGAACAGAACTCGAACAGGGAGAGCCCGATCAATTCGAGGAACACGAATATCGTACACAACCTGTGCAACAGACAG atttatggAAGGTTTACGCGACATCCGAGAGCCAAGACTGAAAGAGCCTTCAATTCCATACACCCCAAATGTAGACTGCCTATCAACACACTGGCCAGCAACAATCAATCTCtatt GGATAATGTTTTTATGGGCTTCACCATTTGCGGAAAATATTTCCTGACGTactctgttaaaattttaacggaCCTGAATGGACTCAATTATGGCAGTGTGTTTTGTTATGAGTACGAGTTGCTTGTGTGGGCCTTTGTGCCAGGACAAAGACTGAAATTATGTTCCagacacaaaatatttaagcatCTAAAGGGCACGGATTCATTAGACACCATCTACTTTATGCAGTTTCCATCTGATATTTACAAAGTGATTTGTTATGGTGTATC tggtCCTGCCCCTGATATAGTCCACATTTCCATTATGACACTACCGACGTCGAATTGCAAGCATTGTAAAGGAGCCTTATCAGAAATGGGAG ATTCCTTGAGTCAGGGTTGGTGCGAGAAACATGGTTTCATGATCCACTACATGGTCTCCAACACGCAACCGTCCCACGCATTCGACCCTCAAATATCTTTAGCTTATCCGGATCACCTCGTCATCAATACGGGTCCGAATATCCATATATTGAACGTGGAGACGGTAAAACCGGTGCACAATAACTCTCTAGACAAGGAAGAAGTGATCAAAATGATATCAGCTAATTGTAATGACAATTTAAGTGAAGTCAGCGAATCTACTAGTGAACATTTTGGAACTAGTAGTATTGTAGATGCAATTTTGGAGGACTTTAGCGAGTATGATATGGATTCAAGTGAATGCAACAAGCCATTTCATGAACTGAACATTAGCTGTGAACCTCTGAATGTCACAG gAAAGAGCTACCACAACACTCTGGTGCAAAACATAGTAGACCCAAGACTGAAACGACTGCAGAGCGGCAAAGACTACCCCTTCTCCATCCCGCATAGCTCCAACAACCAGAAGCCGCTCGAGAAGACGAAAATCGACAAGAAGACGGCAGAAAAGGCGTACGAGTTCATCGAGGAGAACGAAAAGTGCGAGAAACTGAGTTCTTTCCGTAAAAAGCGACTGGCCGAAAAGAAGTACGAGTTCTCCGAGGACAACAGCGAGAACATCGTGCCGTTCAATTCGTTGCGTCGCGACCGAAA TCCCAGATCGCCCGGTCTCAGGTCGCCTATGCAGTCGCCTAACTCGAGGACGGCCGGTCAGTTCTCGCCTAGTGGTGCACGCAATTTGTATTGTCCGTCGGCGACGCGTAACTCGCCCCATCACTCGAAATCGCCCATCAGTCCGAGGGGGGACAGTGCGCGTAAGTTTTACGTCTACTCTCCTAGTTTGGATAGCGAGTGCTCTGATCCGGACTCGCGGTTGATCATGAGGACGTCGACGTCGTCTAGCGGTGGTGGAACGGACAGCAGGGGGTTCGGTGGTTTGTTGATTGTGGATCCGGCCAAGAGCGAGACGCCGAAGTGGATTAGGAAGGTGGTGCGTCGATACTCCAACGGTGACTTCGAGAACAGCTCGCTGCTGTCTGGACAGAGTAGAG ATGATAACAATTTATCAATAGAAATTCCACTGTTGGTGCAAAACCTAACGGAACAGCATCTCGACATGGTGCCTGAGTACAGGGTCGACCAGGTATCCGAAATGCAGCTGATAGTTACCCAAAGAACGTTCGACTGCGAACAGTTCATCTACCGACAAGCGGAGAAGCTCTGTCAGGAGACGAACTATGAATTTTTACACTGTGATGAttatgacataaaaattatacat ATATGTCCAATAAATGGGTACATTGTTTGTCAAGCTGCCATAAAGGTGGGTGCGTTGAAGACTTCAGAGCCAAACGGACGGCCACAGTATTTCAGTTCACATCTCCTGTTCACGTGGAGCATTGCAACTGATGCGTTTGTCGTTGTGGAAGGGAGCAAACTGATGCCCAGTGACTGTTTTCGGAAGACGCTTCACATCGATATTCCTAGGCCAAACAGTAAAGAGGTACTAGTTATGGACTTAAATTTCACGGCAACGAAGACCAAACTCAGGgattacaataatttgtatGAGGTGAACATAGTTCCGCCCGATCAACCGTTTATCTTAATGAGGAGGCCTCGTACTTTTGAAATTGACGAATACGAATACTCAAGTGATGATAGTGATTGA